The following is a genomic window from Geminicoccus roseus DSM 18922.
CTTGTCGGTGAGGCCGAGCTCCTCGCGCTGCGCTTCCAGGTCGTAGAACACCTTGCCCGAGCACAGGATCACCCGCTCGACCAGATCGTCGGCCGGCGAGGGCGGGCGGTCGTACATGACCCGGTGGAAGGTGGTGTCCTGGCCCATGTCCTCCAGCGTGCTGACGCAGCGCTTGTGGCGGAGCAGGGACTTCGGATCCATCAGGATCAGGGGCTTGCGGAAGTCGCGGCAGAGCTGGCGGCGCAGCACGTGGAAATGGTTGGCCGGGGTCGTCACGTTGACGATCTGGATGTTGTCCTCGGCGAACAGCTGCAGGAAGCGCTCGATGCGGGCCGAGCTGTGCTCGGGCCCCTGGCCCTCCATGCCGTGCGGCAGCATCACGACCAGGCCCGACATCCGCAGCCACTTGCTTTCGGCCGAGGCGATGAACTGGTCGAAATAGACCTGGGCGCCGTTGGCAAAGTCGCCGAACTGGGCCTCCCACAGGGTCAGGCAGTCCGGATCGGACAGGGAGTAGCCGTACTCGAAGCCGAGCACGCCCTCTTCCGACAGGAAGCTGTCGACCACCTCGAACGGCGCCTGGTCCGGGGACAGGTTGTCCAGGGGGACGTAGCGGTCCTCGGTGGTCTGGTCGTAGATCGTGGCATGGCGCTGGCTGAAGGTGCCGCGGCCGACATCCTGCCCGGACAGGCGGACCGGGAAGCCCTCCACCAGCAGCGACGCGAACGCCAGATGCTCGGCGGTGGCCCAGTCGATGCCCGAGCTGGTCTCGATCGCCTTGCGCCTGGCCCCGATCACGCGCTTGAGGCGCGGATGGATGTTCAGGCTTTCGGGCAGGTCGGTGAACTTGAGGCCGAGTTCGCGCAGGCGGTCGGTGGAGACGCCGGTCTTGCCGCGCTCATAGGCCTCGGGCGCCTTGCGCAGGCCCTTCCACGCCCCTTCCAGCCAGTCGGCCTTGTTGGACTTGTAGGTCCGCCCGGCCTCGTGCGCGCCGTCCAGCTGCTTCTGGAAGGTCTCCAGGATCGCCTGCGCCTCGGCGGCGTCGACGATCTTCTCCTCTTCCAGGCGGCGGGCGAACAGCTGCCGGGTGGTCGGGTGCTGGGCGATGCTGCGGTACATCAGCGGCTGGGTGAAGGCCGGCTCGTCGCCCTCGTTGTGACCGTGGCGCCGGTAGCACCACATGTCGATCACCACGTCCTTCTTGAACTTCTGCCGGAACTCGGCGGCCAGGCGCGACACCTGGCAGACCGCGACCGGATCGTCGCCGTTCACGTGGAAGATCGGCGCCTGGATGCCGCGCGCCACGTCCGAGGGATAGGGCGAGGTGCGGGCGTAGGCCGGGCTGGTGGTGAAGCCGATCTGGTTGTTGATGATCAGGTGGATGGTGCCGCCGGTCCGAAAGCCCTTCAGCTCGGACATCTCCAGGCATTCATGGACCACGCCCTGGCCGGCGAACGCGGCGTCGCCGTGCATCAGGATACCCATGACCTTGGAGCGGTCGGCGTCGCCCAGGAGGCGCTGCTTGGCGCGGACCTTGCCGATCACCACCGGGTCGACCGCTTCCAGGTGCGACGGGTTGGGGGTGAGCGACAGGTGGACGGACCTGCCGTCCTCGAACAGGCGATCGGTGGAGGTGCCCAGGTGGTACTTCACGTCGCCCGAGCCCAGCACCTCGTCGATGGCGGGCTGGCCCTGGAACTCGGAGAAGATCGCCGTGTAGGGCTTGCCCATCACGTTGGCGAGCACGTTCAGGCGGCCGCGATGCGGCATGCCCAGCACGATCTCCTGCACGCCCAGCTCGACCGAGGTGCGGATGATCGCCTCCAGCGCCGGCACCGCCGATTCGCTGCCGTCCAGGCCGAAGCGCTTGGTGCCGGGGAACTTGACGTGGAGGAACTGCTCGAAGCCCTCGGCGACGGTGAGCTGCTCCAGGAGTTCGCGCTTGTCGACCGGCGGGGTGTCCAGGATGCCGCCCGGCGCCTCGATGCGCGCCTGGATCCAGGCCTTCTGCTCGGGATCCTGGATGTGGAGGAACTCAATGCCGATCTTGCCGGCATAGGTCCGGTTCAGGATCTCCAGGATCTCGCGCAGGGTCGCCTGCTCGCGGCCCAGCACCATGTCCAGGAAGAAGGTGCGGTCCAGATCGGCCTCGGTGAAGCCGTAGGTCTTGGGGTCGAGCTCGGCGTGCTGGGCACGCCGGCTCAGGCCCAGCGGATCGAGCTCGGCCTGCAGGTGGCCGCGCACCCGGTAGGCGCGGATCAGCATGATCACCCGCAGGTGGTCGCGGATCAGCGTCCGGGTGGCGTCGTCCCCAAGCGAGGGGAGGTCCAGGTTGGCCGGAACGCCATAGGCGCGCGGCCGGGCCTGGCGGGGCTCCAGCGCCGC
Proteins encoded in this region:
- a CDS encoding 2-oxoglutarate dehydrogenase E1 component, producing the protein MAKRQELEQTSFLYGGNGSFIEELYGRYLADPTSIDASWRSYFEDLGAETSALYRQAKAALEPRQARPRAYGVPANLDLPSLGDDATRTLIRDHLRVIMLIRAYRVRGHLQAELDPLGLSRRAQHAELDPKTYGFTEADLDRTFFLDMVLGREQATLREILEILNRTYAGKIGIEFLHIQDPEQKAWIQARIEAPGGILDTPPVDKRELLEQLTVAEGFEQFLHVKFPGTKRFGLDGSESAVPALEAIIRTSVELGVQEIVLGMPHRGRLNVLANVMGKPYTAIFSEFQGQPAIDEVLGSGDVKYHLGTSTDRLFEDGRSVHLSLTPNPSHLEAVDPVVIGKVRAKQRLLGDADRSKVMGILMHGDAAFAGQGVVHECLEMSELKGFRTGGTIHLIINNQIGFTTSPAYARTSPYPSDVARGIQAPIFHVNGDDPVAVCQVSRLAAEFRQKFKKDVVIDMWCYRRHGHNEGDEPAFTQPLMYRSIAQHPTTRQLFARRLEEEKIVDAAEAQAILETFQKQLDGAHEAGRTYKSNKADWLEGAWKGLRKAPEAYERGKTGVSTDRLRELGLKFTDLPESLNIHPRLKRVIGARRKAIETSSGIDWATAEHLAFASLLVEGFPVRLSGQDVGRGTFSQRHATIYDQTTEDRYVPLDNLSPDQAPFEVVDSFLSEEGVLGFEYGYSLSDPDCLTLWEAQFGDFANGAQVYFDQFIASAESKWLRMSGLVVMLPHGMEGQGPEHSSARIERFLQLFAEDNIQIVNVTTPANHFHVLRRQLCRDFRKPLILMDPKSLLRHKRCVSTLEDMGQDTTFHRVMYDRPPSPADDLVERVILCSGKVFYDLEAQREELGLTDKIALVRLEQLAPFPEDAVLREMQRYPTSAKFVWCQEESRNMGAWFFVMPRIENLMESLGVPQRRLAYAGRKPSASPATGSLSQHEREQKALVSEALLG